The sequence below is a genomic window from Dyadobacter chenwenxiniae.
GTGACGGCCCATTACAAAGGCCCGCTGAGTTTTTATGATGAGGAGTAAAGTTTTTGAATTTATTTTGATCAGCTTGTGACCGGGATTGAGAACCTACGTCTAAATGCATGAAAGTTATAAACTAACCACATGTATTATGAATGGGGAAACAAAACCAACAGAATTGATTTCGTCCGTTAAACAGCTCATCAAAGAAAGCAGGGCCAGGGTTGCGGTTGCCGTCAACGCCGAGATTACGATGCTCTACTATCAGATCGGCAAAAGGATTAATGATGATGTGCTCAGAAATTCAAGGGCAGAATACGGCAAGCAGATCGTCAGCGCTTTGAGTGCGGATTTGATTTTGGAATATGGCAGCGGCTGGGGAGAAAAACATTTACGGCATTGTATGCATTTTGCTAATGTATTTTCAGACAGCTCAATTGTCTACGCACTGCGTAGACAATTGAGCTGGACTCATTTTAAGTCGTTAATGTATATTGACGATGAATTGAAAAGGGCCTGATACTTTGTAGTGGTAAAAATAAAGAGCATGTGGAACTCATGCAGTTGGATCAGGCAAACATCAGGGTAGCCGATTACTTAACTGCACTGCCTTCGCAAGAACTTTTACAGGAAAAGCTGCACAAGGCCGTTGAAATTGCACGTCAGAAAGTT
It includes:
- a CDS encoding DUF1016 N-terminal domain-containing protein, translating into MNGETKPTELISSVKQLIKESRARVAVAVNAEITMLYYQIGKRINDDVLRNSRAEYGKQIVSALSADLILEYGSGWGEKHLRHCMHFANVFSDSSIVYALRRQLSWTHFKSLMYIDDELKRA